One window of the Nicotiana tabacum cultivar K326 chromosome 4, ASM71507v2, whole genome shotgun sequence genome contains the following:
- the LOC107814237 gene encoding RHOMBOID-like protein 3, translated as MRGGDIESRGEKDRERNYASAYAVEDHRDTTWISWLIPLFVVANVVMFVVVMYFNNCPKHDNSGCVARFLGRFSFQPLRENPLFGPSSSTLQRLGALEWKKVVHQHQGWRLITCIWLHAGVIHLIANMLSLVIIGIRLEQQCGFVRIGIIYLFSGVGGSILSSLFIQRSISVGASGALFGLLGAMLSELITNWSIYTNKVCALLTLLVIVVINLAVGILPHVDNFAHIGGFLTGFLLGFILLPHPQLGWMERQNRPAGVRVNSKYKGYQYVLGLLSLMLLVAGFIVGLVMLFRGANGYDHCHWCHYLSCVPTSKWKCDGN; from the exons ATGAGAGGAGGAGATATAGAAAGTAGGGGAGAAAAAGACAGGGAAAGGAATTATGCTTCCGCGTATGCAGTTGAAGATCACAGAGATACAACATGGATTTCTTGGTTGATCCCTTTGTTTGTGGTGGCTAACGTTGTTATGTTCGTTGTTGTCATGTATTTTAACAATTGCCCTAAGCATGATAATTCGGGCTGTGTCGCTAGGTTTCTTGGAAGGTTCTCTTTCCAGCCGTTAAGAGAAAATCCTCTCTTTGGTCCTTCTTCTTCAAC GTTACAGAGGCTGGGCGCTCTTGAGTGGAAGAAAGTGGTCCATCAGCATCAAGGATGGAGGCTTATCACATGTATCTGGTTACATGCTGGTGTTATTCATCTGATTGCAAATATGTTGAGTCTTGTAATTATTGGCATACGCCTTGAACAACAATGTGGCTTTG TGCGCATTGGAATTATATACTTATTTTCAGGTGTTGGTGGGAGCATACTTTCTTCCTTGTTTATTCAGAGGAGCATCTCTGTTGGTGCTTCAGGGGCACTCTTTGGCCTACTTGGCGCTATGCTTTCGGAGCTTATCACGAACTGGTCAATTTACACGAACAAG GTTTGTGCACTGTTGACGCTTTTGGTGATAGTTGTGATCAACCTAGCAGTTGGAATCTTGCCTCATGTGGATAATTTTGCTCACATTGGTGGATTCTTGACTGGATTTCTCCTTGGTTTTATTCTGCTTCCACATCCTCAACTAGGGTGGATGGAACGTCAGAATCGTCCAGCTGGTGTTCGTGTGAATTCCAAATACAAGGGTTACCAATACGTATTGGGGCTGCTTTCTCTGATGCTGCTGGTAGCAGG GTTTATTGTCGGGCTTGTGATGCTATTCCGAGGGGCTAATGGATATGATCATTGTCACTGGTGTCACTACCTAAGCTGTGTTCCCACCTCTAAATGGAAGTGTGACGGAAATTAG
- the LOC107815778 gene encoding putative non-specific lipid-transfer protein 14: MAREKSVMCMVMVLGVAIIIQGTGAAEECSTVTALVAACSSFVNYGTPDPTPGAPCCVAMTTLSNIASSTEMRQAVCRCVMDLITTYNPNATAIATLPGFCGVSLGFTIDPNTDCEYVS, encoded by the exons ATGGCAAGAGAGAAATCTGTAATGTGTATGGTGATGGTTTTGGGGGTTGCCATAATAATTCAGGGCACTGGAGCTGCTGAAGAATGTAGCACAGTGACAGCACTGGTAGCAGCATGCTCCAGCTTTGTGAACTATGGCACACCAGATCCAACTCCAGGTGCACCATGCTGCGTCGCTATGACGACCCTAAGCAACATAGCTAGCTCCACCGAGATGCGCCAGGCCGTCTGTAGATGCGTGATGGACCTTATTACTACTTACAACCCAAATGCTACTGCCATTGCCACTCTGCCTGGTTTCTGTGGTGTTTCTCTTGGTTTCACCATTGACCCTAACACTGACTGTGAATA TGTCTCATAA